The stretch of DNA GTGACGGATGATCAAAAGCAGCCTATCGGCTATTTAAAGCGTGAAGAATTAATGGCAGAATTGTTTAAACAAGAGAATCAAAGTGTGAATTTAATAGAGACACTGCTTACTTCTATTCCGATGGGGATGTTTGTCGTTGACAGGGAAAGAAAGATTATTAATTGCAATGATGCAGGTTTGAAAATGATGAAAACAACTTCTGAGAATGTGATGGGTCAGCCGGCCCATTTGATTTTTCATCCAGATCATATTGACAGTGTGTTTGCCAAGGGAAAGACCATTCTAAACCAAGTGCAGCTGACGGAAGAAACGGGCGTGCTGCTGGATTATTGTCCCATCATGAATCAAGAGCAAGAATTGGAAGGGATGCTGATCGTTGTTCAAGACATTCCTAAAATTGAAGAAATGGCGATGGAAATCGAACATATTCAAAACTTAAATACAGATTTAAACGCTATTTTATCAACGATCTATGATGAAATATTAGTTGTGAATCATAAAGCAGAGCTGATCCGCTACAGTGAAAATGCTCTTCCGGGGTTTTGGGAGACGGATTTAGCGGATTTGCTGGGTCACAACATTATGCAACTTGAAGACCAAGGCTTATTTAGTCCGTCCGTTACGCGGCTTGTTCTGGAACAGAAAAAGAAAGTGTCGGTTGTTCAGGAAGGCAAGAATGGAAGGAAAGTTTTGGCGGTTGGCAATCCCGTATTTAATGAATCGGGAGAAATTGACCGAATCATCATCGCATCAAGAGATATAACGGAAACAACAAGATTAAAAAGTGAACTGCAGAAAATGAAGGAAATTTCTGAGCAATACAAGAGAGAACTGGACAGCTTTAAAAATCAGGATCGTACGCTGAAAAAACTGATGTACCGCAGCCCGAAAATGGAAAAAATCATGACGCTCATTAAGAAGATTGCCGAATTTTCCTCCACCGTATTAATTACTGGAGAGTCTGGTTCAGGAAAAGAAGTGATTGCCCAGGCCATCCATCAGCTTAGCAAAAGATCGGCCCACCCTTTTTTGAAGCTTAATTGCGGAGCGATTCCCGAAAACTTACTTGAAAGTGAGCTTTTTGGTTATGTGAAAGGAGCTTTTACAGGAGCTGATAAAGAAGGAAAGGACGGGTATTTTGTAATGGCTGACCGG from Bacillus xiapuensis encodes:
- a CDS encoding sigma 54-interacting transcriptional regulator; its protein translation is MFTINEEKVKPMMTIAIDDYKEGDYIDVTKVKAPFLFIYRQRKLLSYVHLKNIPMEDEGKILYQTLLAHSIPIDHLYHVHKNISLPLAFQVMGKPLTIVTDDQKQPIGYLKREELMAELFKQENQSVNLIETLLTSIPMGMFVVDRERKIINCNDAGLKMMKTTSENVMGQPAHLIFHPDHIDSVFAKGKTILNQVQLTEETGVLLDYCPIMNQEQELEGMLIVVQDIPKIEEMAMEIEHIQNLNTDLNAILSTIYDEILVVNHKAELIRYSENALPGFWETDLADLLGHNIMQLEDQGLFSPSVTRLVLEQKKKVSVVQEGKNGRKVLAVGNPVFNESGEIDRIIIASRDITETTRLKSELQKMKEISEQYKRELDSFKNQDRTLKKLMYRSPKMEKIMTLIKKIAEFSSTVLITGESGSGKEVIAQAIHQLSKRSAHPFLKLNCGAIPENLLESELFGYVKGAFTGADKEGKDGYFVMADRGVLFLDEIGELPLHLQVKLLRVLQEQEVTPVGSTAARKVDVQIIAATNKNLERMVGQGTFREDLFYRLNVIPITIPPLRERTEDISLLAFHFLQQLNDKYDKSFYLTPDAVNVLEFYSWPGNVRELQNIIERLVVSADDAALDAEFVSRFLPLGYDFKKSKPRFTRVIPLQEALEDVEEQLVLLAMRQYKTTTKAAKALGISQSSVSRKYKKIIEEQKTAFESSM